The Pyricularia oryzae 70-15 chromosome 5, whole genome shotgun sequence genome includes a region encoding these proteins:
- a CDS encoding phosphoribosylformylglycinamidine synthase has translation MPHEVLVGSDCFTAPEAEKLVDLCNKKSGAVVKLIHGQRVYYVNLKNPKGDSNVLAKVARLLQVADPSPSAPAGQDGENVELYITPRGISPWSSQATVISHVCGLKDEVERIERGRIVKVGLADPANDSLEFRDVIHDRMTETLAREPPSLEEMFGEGERSPLVTINIFTEGGDPLEVLKACNQKMGLALDQSEMEHLVSQYTKLERPPTDVELFMFAQVNSEHCRHKVFNASWVIDGKNEDTSLFQMIKYTHQQTPDFTVSAYSDNAAVLEGNMANYWSPDYETGVWKAAKELQHFVIKAETHNHPTAISPFPGAATGAGGEIRDEGAVGRGSAPKMGLCGFFVSDLNIPGAVRPWEVDIGKPHHYASSLDIMLEGPIGSARFSNEFGRACLTGCFRTMLLNVAGEGETPEWRGYHKPIMLAGGLGTCRPQLALKEPTVVKENACAIVLGGPAMLIGLGGGAASSSASGEASAELDFNSVQRGNPEMERRAQMVIDACNSFGNDSPIAFIHDVGAGGLSNALPELVRDAGFGGKFELRQVDCVDNKMSPLEIWANESQERYVLLVNPENLNRFTRICQRERCPFATVGTVLPKDANGQAKLILSDRDSAENPFPIDLPMDTLFPPGRKQTRKDDTVKRNLTKFDSAASLEEKYGSLKTGEAIAKATELVFKLASVGSKMFLITIGDRTVGGLTARDQLVGPWQTPLADVGVVLTSFSTSDKTRYGNAEAMGERTPLALISPAASARMAVAESLMNLCAADIQVDANTRGDLRRVKLSANWMAAVNTEGEGAALYEAVRGITMDFCSKLRVSIPVGKDSTSMKASWTDKQTGDSKSVTAPVSLVISAFAPVEDVRRTWTPQLRRVEEVGESVLLFVDLSEGHQAMGGSALAHTLGKLGDEAPDARSTKMLLDFFDAINQLHEDGCVLSYHDRSDGGLLTTVAEMMFAGRCGVDIEIDDLVKSGCTKDILDALFNEELGAVFQVRKSHEKRFKECFATCGPPKGLIKKIGYARSAPNQSLTIKYSGAELISLDRTEVQEWWSSTSYEMQKLRDNPASAEAEFATIADSKDPGLSYKLTYDPAEVNIMPMMASLRGLVTSRPKVAVLREQGVNGHAEMAFAFSAAGFDAVDVHMSDIIGGHSLQEYAGLAACGGFSFGDTLGAGQGWAQSILTNDSARQTFQDFFKRPDTFALGVCNGCQMLSTIKELIPGTQNWPKFVDNASQQFEARYSMVKVDFGKASVFFDGMSGSRLPIVVSHGEGRAMFADESSMHALANAGLIPLKYTDNYGEVTEKYPFSPNGSPIGIAGVSSPDGRFVAMMPHPERTIMADACSWAPREQLDQWGQYGPWFRMFLNARKWVG, from the exons ATGCCGCACGAGGTTCTGGTTGGAAGCGATTGCTTCACTGCCCCAGAGGCAGAAAAGCTCGTGGACCTG TGCAACAAGAAGAGCGGTGCAGTTGTCAAGCTCATACACGGTCAGAGGGTCTACTATGTCAACCTGAAGAACCCCAAAGGCGACAGCAATGTTCTCGCCAAAGTTGCTCGCCTGCTTCAAGTCGCCGATCCGTCGCCCTCAGCTCCCGCCGGCCAGGATGGAGAGAACGTCGAACTATATATCACCCCTCGCGGCATCAGCCCATGGTCGTCGCAAGCAACAGTCATTTCGCACGTTTGCGGACTGAAGGATGAGGTTGAGCGCATCGAGCGCGGTCGCATCGTCAAAGTTGGCCTTGCCGACCCCGCCAACGACAGTCTTGAGTTCCGCGATGTTATCCACGACCGAATGACCGAAACCCTGGCTCGGGAACCACCATCACTCGAAGAAATGTTTGGAGAGGGAGAGCGGTCCCCATTGGTCACGATCAACATCTTCACCGAGGGCGGCGACCCTCTCGAGGTCCTCAAGGCATGCAACCAAAAGATGGGTCTGGCTCTTGACCAGTCGGAGATGGAGCATCTGGTGTCGCAGTACACCAAACTTGAGCGTCCCCCTACAGATGTCGAGCTCTTCATGTTTGCCCAGGTCAACTCAGAGCATTGCCGACACAAGGTCTTCAACGCCAGCTGGGTCATCGACGGCAAGAACGAGGATACAAGTCTGTTCCAGATGATCAAGTATACCCACCAACAGACCCCGGACTTTACTGTATCGGCTTATTCCGATAACGCTGCCGTCCTTGAGGGCAACATGGCCAACTACTGGTCCCCTGACTACGAAACTGGAGTTTGGAAGGCCGCCAAGGAGCTCCAGCACTTTGTCATCAAGGCCGAAACACACAACCATCCCACTGCTATCTCGCCATTCCCTGGTGCCGCTACTGGTGCAGGAGGTGAAATCAGAGACGAGGGCGCAGTCGGTCGGGGATCTGCACCCAAGATGGGCCTCTGCGGCTTCTTTGTCTCGGACCTGAACATACCAGGAGCAGTCAGGCCGTGGGAAGTGGACATCGGAAAGCCTCATCACTATGCAAGCAGTCTGGATATCATGCTGGAGGGCCCGATTGGAAGCGCTCGATTCTCCAATGAGTTTGGTAGGGCGTGTCTCACTGGCTGCTTCAGGACTATGCTCCTCAACGTCGCTGGTGAAGGTGAGACTCCAGAGTGGAGAGGTTACCACAAGCCCATCATGCTGGCGGGTGGTCTAGGAACCTGCAGGCCCCAGCTTGCTCTCAAGGAACCCACTGTTGTCAAGGAGAACGCTTGCGCAATAGTATTGGGTGGACCGGCCATGTTGATTGGTCTGGGAGGTGGCGCCGCGTCCAGCAGCGCATCCGGCGAGGCTAGCGCCGAGTTGGACTTCAACAGTGTGCAGCGCGGTAACCCTGAGATGGAGCGCCGCGCTCAGATGGTCATCGACGCCTGTAACTCGTTCGGCAACGACAGCCCCATTGCATTCATTCATGAcgttggtgctggcggtttGTCCAATGCGCTGCCAGAGCTTGTGCGGGACGCAGGCTTCGGAGGCAAGTTTGAGCTGCGTCAAGTCGATTGCGTCGACAACAAGATGTCACCACTAGAGATCTGGGCCAATGAGTCGCAGGAGCGCTACGTATTGCTGGTTAACCCCGAGAACCTGAACAGATTCACCAGAATCTGTCAACGAGAGAGGTGCCCATTTGCCACAGTCGGTACTGTTCTGCCTAAGGACGCCAACGGTCAGGCAAAGCTCATCTTGAGCGACCGCGATTCCGCCGAAAACCCGTTCCCCATCGATCTTCCCATGGACACGCTCTTCCCACCCGGACGCAAGCAGACCCGCAAGGACGACACTGTCAAGAGGAACCTCACCAAGTTCGATTCTGCGGCAAGCCTGGAGGAGAAGTATGGATCCCTGAAGACCGGAGAGGCAATCGCCAAGGCGACCGAGCTCGTCTTCAAGTTGGCATCCGTTGGCTCGAAGATGTTCCTCATTACTATCGGCGACCGCACCGTTGGTGGCTTGACTGCTCGCGATCAGCTCGTTGGACCCTGGCAGACACCTCTTGCTGATGTCGGTGTGGTTCTCACCTCGTTCTCCACCAGCGACAAGACAAGATATGGAAACGCGGAGGCAATGGGCGAGAGAACGCCGCTGGCGCTTATCTCTCCCGCTGCTTCGGCCCGCATGGCCGTAGCTGAGAGCTTGATGAACCTGTGCGCAGCCGATATCCAAGTGGATGCGAACACAAGGGGTGATCTCAGGCGGGTGAAGCTCTCGGCAAACTGGATGGCAGCTGTCAACACCGAAGGCGAGGGAGCCGCACTCTATGAGGCAGTCAGGGGTATCACCATGGACTTCTGCTCGAAACTACGTGTTTCGATCCCCGTCGGCAAGGATTCAACGTCGATGAAGGCATCATGGACCGACAAGCAAACTGGCGACTCCAAGAGCGTGACTGCACCTGTATCACTCGTCATCTCGGCCTTTGCGCCTGTGGAGGACGTACGCAGGACTTGGACACCGCAGCTTCGCCGTGTCGAGGAGGTTGGCGAGTCGGTGCTGCTGTTTGTCGACCTCTCCGAGGGCCACCAGGCCATGGGCGGCTCAGCATTGGCACACACCTTGGGCAAATTGGGAGATGAGGCCCCTGATGCTCGCTCCACCAAGATGCTCCTCGACTTCTTCGATGCCATCAACCAGCTTCACGAAGATGGCTGTGTGCTGTCCTACCACGACCGATCCGACGGAGGTCTTCTCACTACCGTGGCTGAGATGATGTTCGCCGGAAGGTGTGGAGTTGATATTGAGATTGATGACCTCGTAAAGTCGGGATGTACCAAGGACATTCTTGATGCGCTTTTCAACGAGGAGCTTGGTGCTGTGTTCCAGGTCCGCAAGTCGCACGAGAAGAGGTTCAAGGAGTGCTTTGCCACCTGCGGGCCACCCAAGGGTCTCATCAAGAAGATTGGTTACGCGCGTTCGGCTCCGAACCAGTCTCTGACTATCAAGTACAGCGGCGCAGAGCTCATCAGTCTGGATAGGACCGAGGTACAAGAGTGGTGGTCGAGCACGTCTTATGAGATGCAGAAGCTTAGAGACAACCCAGCCAGCGCTGAAGCCGAGTTTGCCACTATTGCCGACTCAAAGGATCCAGGACTGTCTTACAAGCTGACCTACGATCCCGCCGAGGTCAACATCATGCCAATGATGGCCAGCCTGAGAGGACTTGTTACATCCCGGCCCAAAGTAGCAGTATTGAGGGAGCAGGGTGTCAATGGACATGCTGAAATGGCTTTTGCCTTCTCGGCTGCTGGCTTCGATGCAGTTGAT GTACACATGTCAGACATTATCGGTGGCCACTCCCTACAAGAATACGCCGGTCTGGCCGCCTGTGGAGGATTCAGCTT CGGCGATACGCTTGGAGCCGGTCAGGGATGGGCCCAATCCATTCTTACAAACGACTCGGCCAGGCAAACATTCCAGGACTTCTTCAAGCGACCTG ATACATTTGCTCTTGGTGTCTGCAACGGCTGCCAGATGCTTTCAACTATCAAAGAGCTCATCCCCGGTACCCAAAACTGGCCCAAGTTTGTCGACAACGCCTCGCAACAGTTTGAGGCCCGCTACTCCATGGTCAAGGTTGACTTTGGAAAGGCGTCAGTATTCTTTGACGGCATGTCTGGATCTAGACTTCCCATTGTGGTGTCGCACGGAGAGGGCAGAGCTATGTTCGCCGATGAGTCGTCTATGCACGCGCTCGCCAACGCAGGTCTCATCCCGCTCAAGTACACCGACAACTATGGGGAGGTGACGGAGAAGTACCCGTTCTCGCCCAATGGCAGCCCCATTGGAATTGCGGGTGTAAGCAGTCCTGATGGCCGGTTCGTGGCTATGATGCCGCACCCGGAGCGGACCATCATGGCCGATGCGTGCAGCTGGGCTCCAAGGGAACAGCTCGACCAGTGGGGCCAGTATGGGCCGTGGTTCAGGATGTTCTTGAACGCGAGAAAGTGGGTTGGTTGA
- a CDS encoding lactoylglutathione lyase: protein MNSSRIVQRLRLQASHLQPSRAIGARLSPPSTSQRHPRSLATMAATTDPKKYKFNHSMIRVKDPRESVKFYELLGMSVIQKFEFPEAKFDLYFMAYDSPKAKSGGNNFTDREGIIELTHNYGTEADASYTVNNGNKEPHRGFGHTCISVDNIQAACKRIEDAGYMFQKKLTDGRMRHIAFVLDPDGYWVEVIGQKSIEETENVTTTDVQTYRMNHTMIRVKDAEKSLKFYQEVLGMKLLKENANPDNGFTLFFLGYEQSGPHSADREGLLELTWNHGTEKDENFSYHNGNDQPQGFGHICISVDNLDAACQRLEDLKVNWKKRLTDGRMKNVAFVLDPDNYWVEIVENEKLSGKSNF from the exons ATGAACTCGTCTCGCATAGTACAACGACTCCGACTTCAGGCTTCCCATCTTCAACCCTCACGAG CGATAGGAGCAAGACTATCACCGCCCTCAACCAGCCAAAGACACCCCAGAAGTTTAGCAACCATGGCAGCTACCACCGACCCAAAGAAGTACAAGTTCAACCACTCCATGATCCGTGTCAAGGATCCTAGGGAGTCGGTCAAGTTCTACGAACTCCTCGGCATGAGCGTCATCCAAAAGTTCGAGTTCCCCGAGGCCAAGTTCGACCTGTACTTTATGGCATACGACTCACCCAAGGCCAAGTCGGGCGGCAACAACTTCACCGACCGTGAAGGAATCATCGAGCTTACGCACAACTACGGCACCGAGGCCGACGCCTCATACACGGTCAACAATGGCAACAAGGAGCCTCACCGCGGCTTTGGTCACACCTGCATCAGCGTCGACAACATCCAGGCGGCGTGCAAGAGAATCGAGGATGCGGGCTACATGTTCCAAAAGAAGTTGACCGACGGGCGCATGCGCCACATTGCATTTGTTCTGGACCCTGATGGATATTGGGTCGAGGTCATTGGGCAGAAGTCGATTGAGGAGACGGAGAATGTGACGACGACGGATGTCCAGACCTACCGCATG AACCATACCATGATCAGAGTCAAGGATGCCGAAAAATCGCTCAAGTTCTACCAAGAGGTGCTTGGCATGAAGCTTCTCAAGGAGAACGCCAACCCCGACAACGGCTTCACGCTGTTCTTCCTGGGATACGAGCAGTCTGGACCTCACAGCGCCGACCGTGAAGGTCTTCTTGAGCTGACGTGGAACCACGGCACCGAAAAGGACGAGAACTTTAGCTACCACAACGGCAACGACCAGCCTCAGGGCTTTGGCCATATTTGCATATCTGTCGACAACCTGGACGCCGCCTGCCAGCGACTCGAGGACCTCAAGGTCAACTGGAAGAAGCGTCTCACGGACGGACGCATGAAGAATGTTGCCTTTGTTCTGGATCCCGACAACTACTGGGTTGAGATTGTGGAGAACGAGAAACTGTCGGGCAAGTCGAACTTTTGA
- a CDS encoding 2OG-Fe(II) oxygenase, whose amino-acid sequence MAVPLMHQTMHSQVHEASDASHEIPTIDISGFRSSPETAQERIETQHVVDRVRSACLTTGFFCLTGHGIPRELQERVLDGAEKFFDMPLEEKLKLVHPTQKNRGYEVLGGQTLQRGAKPDLKEGFYIGKHLDGNDPRVRRHPRLMGPNIFPSGSLEDHEFKNPLETYYEAILALSLTVFKILAKGLPYGDDVFDRFVSDDPVCILRLLHYPPQTSKDPRQLGAGAHTDFGAVTLLYQTAPGLQVKSPSGSGSSGADRWIPVPPNRDAYVVNIGDMLHAWTEGLYKSSMHRVLNLGGSHRYSIPFFFDGNADCPLTPFGKSDDVGAETASEHLLRRLDETYAMAAKI is encoded by the exons ATGGCTGTCCCACTCATGCACCAAACAATGCATAGTCAAGTGCACGAAGCGAGCGACGCTTCGCACGAGATACCAACCATCGACATCAGCGGGTTCCGCAGCTCTCCAGAAACCGCACAGGAGCGGATAGAGACGCAACACGTCGTCGACAGGGTCCGCAGCGCCTGCCTCACCACCGGCTTCTTCTGCCTGACGGGCCACGGGATCCCGCGGGAGCTGCAGGAGAGGGTGCTGGACGGGGCTGAGAAGTTTTTCGACATGCCGCTGGAGGAGAAGCTGAAGCTGGTGCACCCGACGCAAAAGAACCGAGGCTACGAGGTTCTTGGCGGACAGACTCTGCAGAGGGGGGCCAAGCCTGACCTGAAAGAG GGATTCTACATAGGCAAGCACCTCGACGGCAACGACCCGCGCGTGCGCCGACACCCGCGCCTCATGGGACCCAACATATTCCCGAGTGGCTCACTGGAGGACCACGAGTTCAAGAATCCGTTGGAGACGTACTACGAGGCGATTTTGGCCCTGTCACTAACCGTGTTCAAAATCCTGGCCAAGGGCCTGCCATACGGCGACGATGTATTCGACCGTTTTGTATCTGACGACCCCGTCTGCATCCTGAGGTTATTACACTACCCGCCACAGACGTCCAAAGATCCAAGGCAGCTGGGTGCCGGGGCTCACACCGACTTTG GCGCCGTAACCCTGCTCTACCAAACCGCACCCGGCCTGCAGGTCAAGAGCCCGAGCGGCAGCGGTAGCAGCGGCGCGGATAGGTGGATCCCAGTGCCGCCGAACCGCGACGCCTACGTGGTCAACATCGGCGACATGCTGCACGCGTGGACCGAGGGCCTGTACAAGAGCTCGATGCACCGGGTGCTGAACCTCGGCGGGTCGCACCGCTACTCGATCCCCTTCTTCTTTGACGGCAACGCCGACTGCCCGCTGACGCCGTTCGGCAAGTCCGACGACGTCGGCGCCGAGACGGCCAGCGAGCACCTGCTGAGGAGGCTGGATGAGACGTATGCCATGGCGGCCAAGATCTGA